A genomic stretch from Erysipelothrix sp. HDW6C includes:
- a CDS encoding PTS sugar transporter subunit IIC: protein MFNKLENVLAPIAEKLSKNKVLSAIRDGFIISTPLIVVASIFLLIANFPITGYPEFMAGIFGEGWDGHLSSVVSATFDVISLLTVIGIGYSYAREKEVDRISGAVIAFVAFLIITQQSYPEYVNEAGKAFKGFSFGNLGSQGIFLAMITALLSVQIFAWVKNKGWVIKLPDGVPPAVMESFAALIPSAFVMVIFFGFRMIFQVTDFGYAHVFVYKMLQAPLMGFGEFAAFDVIYQFLSNLFWFFGINGPAVTNTVFRPIHEAMTIANLNAFELGEPLRYIFTGPFRDFFSNFGGGGSTLSLVIVMLTVGKSQRMKQLGRLSIVPGVFGINEMIIFGLPVVLNPIILIPFIFVPVINSIISTVFMSMGLIPLTSGIALPWTTPVFFSGWLSTGSIWAGVLQIGLVALGCAIYYPFFKIMDNQYLADEAAPQEKIKDELDDISLDDISFDDL, encoded by the coding sequence ATGTTTAATAAACTTGAAAATGTATTAGCACCGATTGCGGAAAAACTAAGTAAAAATAAAGTCTTATCCGCAATACGTGATGGTTTTATTATCAGTACACCCTTAATTGTTGTTGCATCTATTTTTCTTCTCATTGCGAACTTTCCAATCACGGGTTATCCCGAATTTATGGCCGGTATCTTTGGAGAAGGATGGGATGGACATTTATCATCTGTTGTTAGTGCAACATTTGATGTTATTTCACTCTTAACGGTTATTGGTATTGGATACAGCTATGCACGGGAAAAAGAAGTTGATCGAATCTCGGGTGCAGTTATAGCCTTTGTTGCCTTTCTCATCATCACACAACAGTCATACCCTGAATATGTTAACGAGGCAGGAAAAGCATTCAAAGGATTCTCATTTGGAAACCTTGGTTCACAAGGAATCTTCTTGGCAATGATTACGGCATTATTATCGGTACAAATCTTTGCATGGGTAAAGAATAAAGGCTGGGTCATCAAACTTCCTGATGGGGTACCACCGGCAGTAATGGAGTCATTCGCCGCACTTATCCCAAGTGCATTCGTCATGGTTATCTTCTTTGGATTCCGCATGATATTCCAAGTTACAGACTTTGGTTATGCACATGTGTTTGTCTATAAAATGCTTCAAGCTCCATTGATGGGATTCGGAGAATTTGCAGCATTTGATGTTATTTACCAATTCCTATCAAATCTATTCTGGTTCTTTGGAATTAATGGACCTGCGGTTACAAATACAGTATTTAGACCAATTCATGAAGCAATGACAATTGCAAACTTAAATGCATTTGAATTGGGTGAACCCTTGCGTTATATCTTTACCGGCCCATTCCGTGATTTCTTCTCTAACTTTGGTGGGGGTGGAAGTACACTCTCGCTTGTCATTGTTATGCTTACAGTTGGGAAGTCACAACGTATGAAACAATTGGGACGATTATCAATTGTTCCAGGAGTATTTGGAATTAATGAGATGATTATCTTTGGGTTACCAGTTGTGTTGAACCCAATTATTCTAATTCCATTTATCTTTGTTCCAGTTATTAATTCAATTATTTCGACCGTGTTTATGTCGATGGGATTAATTCCGCTGACATCTGGAATCGCCCTGCCGTGGACGACCCCTGTGTTCTTCTCGGGTTGGCTCTCGACGGGTAGCATCTGGGCTGGGGTATTGCAAATTGGATTGGTCGCACTTGGTTGTGCCATCTATTATCCATTCTTTAAAATCATGGATAACCAATACCTTGCTGATGAAGCAGCACCACAAGAAAAAATTAAAGATGAACTTGATGACATTTCATTGGACGATATTTCGTTTGATGATCTATAA
- a CDS encoding PTS sugar transporter subunit IIB, with protein sequence MKRVYLFCNAGMSTSLLASKMQQVANEYKLPIEVKAFSDSKMEQIIKEFNPDVILLGPQVKYRLEPTIEKYGHLGIPIEVIELEDYGNVDGERVLKRSIKLIKDKEKQ encoded by the coding sequence ATGAAACGTGTTTATCTATTCTGTAACGCTGGAATGTCGACAAGTTTGCTGGCGAGTAAAATGCAGCAAGTCGCCAATGAATACAAACTTCCAATTGAAGTTAAGGCATTTTCGGATTCCAAGATGGAACAGATAATTAAAGAATTTAATCCAGATGTTATCTTATTGGGGCCACAAGTAAAATATCGATTGGAACCAACCATCGAAAAGTATGGGCATTTGGGGATTCCAATCGAAGTAATCGAACTTGAGGATTACGGTAATGTCGATGGGGAAAGAGTGTTGAAGCGTTCAATAAAGTTAATTAAAGATAAGGAGAAGCAATAA
- a CDS encoding PTS lactose/cellobiose transporter subunit IIA translates to MDELELISFKIISNVGAAKSLFIEAMQSARHYNFEQAEAQIEEGEAKRLEGHEAHFGLIQKEANGEKTLIDLLLMHAEDQLMAAETIKIMAEESIATQRKIQELELKIASL, encoded by the coding sequence ATGGATGAATTAGAGTTAATAAGTTTTAAAATTATTAGTAACGTAGGTGCTGCAAAATCATTGTTTATTGAGGCCATGCAATCTGCCCGTCATTATAATTTTGAACAAGCAGAAGCGCAGATTGAAGAAGGTGAAGCAAAGCGACTTGAGGGTCATGAGGCTCACTTTGGTTTAATTCAAAAAGAGGCCAATGGTGAAAAGACACTAATCGACTTGTTACTGATGCACGCAGAAGATCAACTAATGGCTGCGGAAACAATAAAGATTATGGCTGAAGAAAGCATTGCTACACAACGTAAAATTCAAGAACTGGAGTTAAAAATTGCGAGTCTCTGA
- a CDS encoding BglG family transcription antiterminator, with amino-acid sequence MNTRRRDILRKLDELDSWIKGKDLSKRVGVTDRTIRSDIEEINRAYPGLIESSTRDGYRLNTALYSKVNFESSTLPQTPEERTMYIIKRLLFHKNNITFLELQDALYVSEHTIESDIKRVRKILSPYTGMRLVREKNRIYFEGNEQIKRRLYRDLLSNEIHGNFLNLNRIAALYEKFDLLRIMEILEDSLSAHDYKLRETSIPMIIIHIGITIERMLNGNYLEPVDGGSDHGEVEMQIAEHFLTQVISIVPIQYREEEVIAIARLLSGYKNAQLPDTHMLLGERNVSIGNLIKDISNHLNSVFDLDFSADSDFQSGLHLHLQSLLGRLQKNVSIPNAHLNEIKVKYPLVFEMGLHVSRIIETTVGCEISESEAGFVALHIGAAYDRLTMKYKHKVLLISPNNQSFAKLTEGKIRNVFGERLEIVSIQTYFVEREVAQQNVDLIITLSPLEHALSIPTVQISMFVNQEDESNIFVTLNELDKRRFNLAFGRHFGKLVDERFFYTDLDFETPEAVIRFMSQDLVKEGYVPDSFTKSVLDREKMSSTSFDYALAIPHPLKMESKQSIISIGILDKPIMWGTFQVKLVILLAITESDSATMWLFFDWLSETITNANKMTNLIESRKRDEFVYWMIND; translated from the coding sequence ATGAATACGAGACGACGCGATATCTTAAGAAAACTTGATGAATTGGATTCGTGGATAAAAGGTAAAGATTTATCCAAACGTGTTGGTGTTACCGATCGCACAATTCGTTCAGATATCGAAGAAATCAATCGAGCGTATCCCGGCTTGATTGAATCGAGCACACGGGATGGTTATCGTCTTAACACCGCTCTGTATTCCAAGGTTAATTTTGAATCCTCAACACTCCCGCAAACACCAGAAGAGCGGACAATGTATATTATCAAACGCTTGTTGTTTCACAAGAATAATATTACGTTTTTAGAACTACAGGATGCTTTGTATGTTAGTGAACATACGATTGAAAGTGATATTAAACGTGTTCGAAAAATACTGAGTCCTTACACTGGAATGCGACTCGTACGCGAGAAAAACCGCATTTACTTTGAAGGAAATGAACAGATTAAACGTCGGCTTTATCGTGATTTACTTTCCAATGAGATTCATGGGAATTTCTTGAATCTCAATCGGATTGCGGCACTGTATGAGAAATTTGATTTACTACGAATCATGGAAATTCTTGAAGACAGTTTATCTGCACACGATTATAAACTTCGTGAGACATCAATTCCGATGATTATCATTCATATTGGAATTACAATCGAGAGGATGCTCAATGGGAACTATCTTGAACCCGTTGATGGTGGCTCGGATCATGGAGAAGTCGAAATGCAAATTGCTGAACACTTCCTAACACAAGTTATCTCAATCGTCCCAATTCAATATCGTGAAGAAGAAGTCATTGCGATTGCAAGATTGTTGTCAGGGTATAAGAATGCCCAGTTACCCGACACACATATGTTGTTGGGAGAGCGAAATGTCAGCATTGGAAATCTCATCAAAGATATCAGTAATCATTTAAACTCAGTCTTTGATCTCGATTTCTCAGCTGACAGTGATTTCCAAAGTGGTTTGCATTTGCATCTTCAGTCCCTCTTAGGGAGACTGCAAAAAAATGTCTCAATCCCAAATGCTCACTTGAATGAGATTAAGGTTAAGTATCCGTTGGTGTTTGAAATGGGATTGCATGTCTCGCGGATTATTGAAACAACGGTAGGATGTGAAATATCAGAGTCGGAAGCAGGGTTTGTTGCACTACATATAGGAGCTGCATACGATCGATTGACTATGAAATATAAACATAAAGTACTATTGATTTCCCCAAATAATCAGAGTTTTGCAAAACTAACGGAAGGCAAAATTCGCAACGTATTTGGAGAACGGTTGGAAATTGTATCCATCCAAACTTACTTTGTTGAAAGAGAAGTTGCCCAACAAAATGTGGATTTGATTATCACATTGTCACCACTCGAGCACGCACTGAGTATCCCAACGGTACAGATTTCAATGTTTGTAAATCAGGAAGATGAAAGCAATATATTTGTAACGCTTAATGAGCTTGATAAAAGGCGCTTCAACCTTGCATTTGGACGCCACTTTGGAAAACTGGTCGACGAGCGCTTCTTTTATACAGACCTAGACTTTGAAACACCCGAAGCGGTAATTCGCTTTATGAGTCAAGATTTAGTTAAAGAGGGATATGTTCCAGATTCATTTACAAAGTCGGTGCTGGATCGCGAGAAAATGTCGTCAACATCGTTCGATTACGCTTTAGCAATCCCGCATCCATTAAAAATGGAGAGCAAGCAATCCATCATTTCGATTGGAATCTTGGATAAACCCATTATGTGGGGAACGTTTCAAGTGAAACTGGTCATACTCTTAGCAATCACAGAATCTGACAGTGCGACAATGTGGCTGTTCTTTGATTGGCTCAGTGAAACGATTACGAATGCAAATAAAATGACAAATCTCATAGAGTCTCGTAAACGTGATGAGTTTGTATATTGGATGATTAACGATTAG
- a CDS encoding lyase family protein: MASVKDIYGEVTIDDGALWGANTQRSIENFPVGIEKMPVDLIKALLELKRACAVANKKQQKLAPEKADAIIASIDSLLAEDFYRHFPLAIWQTGSGTQTNMNANEVIANHANQAVGEKLIHPNDDVNMGQSSNDVFPTAMHIMATTMLANGLIPELRNIENTLLKMESQYMEVLKTGRTHLQDATPITFGQEVSGWRMMFTEGIQQTEDTLKYLRKLAMGATAVGTGLNTYSGFDQDVTDALNARLHLDFTPSENKFHAISTKDSFVFSHGAINTIATNTLKMVNDIRLLASGPRVGLGEINLPANEAGSSIMPGKVNPTQAESLAMVCVQVMANNQSISIGSSLGNFQLNAYMPLIANAFWQSVRLLSDGMNSFDTRCLRGITLNKDKMRYNLTTSLMTATYLNQKFGYDQTALIVKEAHDRGISIKEVVVGLGLMSSEDFDLFFDYEAMVKPEKQ, from the coding sequence ATGGCTTCAGTTAAAGATATTTATGGAGAAGTTACCATTGATGATGGCGCGTTATGGGGTGCGAATACGCAACGCTCAATTGAGAACTTTCCCGTGGGCATCGAAAAAATGCCGGTTGATCTAATCAAGGCTCTGTTGGAATTAAAGCGTGCATGCGCTGTTGCGAATAAAAAGCAGCAAAAACTCGCTCCAGAGAAAGCGGACGCAATTATTGCGAGCATCGACAGCCTTCTTGCGGAAGATTTCTACCGTCATTTTCCACTCGCAATCTGGCAGACAGGAAGTGGAACACAAACAAATATGAATGCCAACGAAGTAATTGCCAATCATGCCAATCAAGCTGTTGGTGAAAAACTGATTCATCCCAACGATGATGTTAACATGGGACAATCTTCCAATGATGTGTTTCCAACTGCAATGCATATTATGGCAACAACAATGCTGGCTAACGGACTCATTCCCGAGTTGCGAAACATTGAGAACACGCTGCTTAAGATGGAATCTCAATATATGGAGGTCCTCAAGACCGGACGCACCCACTTGCAAGATGCGACCCCAATCACCTTTGGACAAGAAGTGAGTGGATGGCGGATGATGTTTACAGAAGGCATTCAACAAACTGAAGATACGTTGAAGTACTTGCGTAAATTAGCGATGGGAGCAACAGCGGTCGGAACTGGGTTGAATACCTATAGTGGTTTTGATCAGGATGTGACGGATGCATTGAATGCGCGTCTGCATTTGGATTTTACACCATCAGAGAATAAATTCCATGCCATAAGTACCAAAGATAGTTTTGTATTCTCACATGGGGCAATCAATACAATTGCTACCAATACTTTAAAGATGGTCAATGATATCCGCTTGCTTGCGAGTGGTCCACGTGTCGGCCTGGGCGAAATTAATCTACCAGCAAATGAAGCGGGTAGCTCAATCATGCCTGGTAAAGTCAATCCAACCCAAGCTGAATCATTGGCGATGGTATGTGTTCAAGTTATGGCCAACAATCAATCAATATCAATTGGATCTTCATTAGGAAACTTCCAATTGAATGCATACATGCCTTTAATTGCGAATGCATTTTGGCAATCCGTGCGTTTACTGTCCGATGGCATGAATTCTTTCGACACGCGTTGCCTACGTGGTATAACACTAAACAAGGATAAAATGAGATATAACTTAACGACTTCATTAATGACTGCAACATACCTCAATCAAAAATTTGGTTATGATCAGACGGCATTGATTGTCAAAGAAGCTCATGACCGTGGTATTAGCATTAAGGAAGTAGTGGTCGGTCTTGGGTTAATGAGTTCAGAAGATTTTGATTTGTTCTTTGATTATGAAGCGATGGTCAAACCAGAAAAGCAATAA
- a CDS encoding NADP-dependent malic enzyme, whose protein sequence is MNTLKERSLALHKKLKGKVEVKNKMEVTSLDDLSLLYSPGVAEPCLEIKADISKVYDYTWKGNTVAVVSNGTAVLGLGDIGPEAGLPVMEGKSMLFKAFSNVNAVPIMLDTKDSDEIIKAVKLMAPTFGGINLEDIKAPECVYIEQELKKQLNIPVFHDDQHGTAIVVMAGLFNAFKLLNKDLKDAKVVVSGTGAAGSSIIRMLHAYGVKNIMATNSTGVVNPKNSSEYNFVVQELCNYLMPTKDEKTLSDALVDADVFIGVSMANIVSQDDVKSMNKDAVVFALANPNPEIPYDDAIAAGARIAGTGRSDYPNQVNNVLAFPGIFQGALQVRATEINEAMKLAAAEGIASMIDDKDITETNILPNALNKDVSNIVAASVARKAIETGVAQEV, encoded by the coding sequence ATGAACACACTTAAAGAGAGATCGTTAGCGTTACACAAGAAGTTAAAAGGAAAAGTTGAAGTTAAAAATAAAATGGAAGTGACATCACTGGATGACTTGAGTTTGCTTTATTCACCAGGAGTCGCCGAGCCTTGCCTTGAAATTAAAGCAGATATATCCAAAGTTTATGATTATACATGGAAAGGAAATACCGTTGCAGTTGTCAGCAATGGTACAGCCGTACTTGGCTTGGGAGACATTGGACCCGAAGCAGGTCTTCCAGTTATGGAAGGGAAGTCAATGCTTTTTAAAGCGTTCTCCAATGTAAACGCAGTTCCAATTATGCTTGATACAAAAGACTCAGATGAAATTATCAAAGCCGTCAAACTCATGGCGCCTACATTTGGTGGGATTAATTTGGAAGATATCAAAGCACCAGAGTGTGTTTATATTGAACAGGAACTCAAAAAACAATTAAATATTCCTGTATTCCATGATGATCAACACGGGACTGCAATTGTCGTAATGGCAGGTCTATTCAATGCATTCAAACTCTTAAATAAAGATCTCAAGGACGCAAAAGTTGTTGTATCGGGTACGGGAGCTGCAGGGAGTTCGATTATTCGTATGCTGCATGCATATGGTGTTAAAAATATTATGGCAACAAACAGTACCGGTGTGGTTAACCCAAAGAACAGCTCAGAGTACAATTTCGTTGTTCAAGAACTATGCAACTATCTGATGCCAACCAAAGATGAGAAAACACTATCCGATGCCCTTGTAGATGCAGATGTATTCATTGGTGTATCCATGGCCAATATTGTTTCTCAAGATGATGTAAAATCGATGAACAAAGATGCAGTTGTATTTGCACTTGCCAATCCGAATCCAGAAATTCCATACGATGATGCAATTGCAGCAGGTGCACGCATCGCAGGTACAGGTCGCTCTGATTATCCAAACCAAGTTAATAATGTGCTTGCATTCCCAGGTATTTTCCAAGGTGCTCTTCAAGTACGTGCTACTGAAATTAATGAAGCAATGAAACTTGCTGCTGCCGAAGGAATTGCTTCAATGATTGATGATAAAGACATTACGGAAACAAACATTCTTCCTAATGCTCTCAACAAGGATGTATCAAACATTGTTGCAGCATCAGTCGCACGAAAGGCAATTGAAACAGGCGTAGCACAGGAGGTGTAG
- the upp gene encoding uracil phosphoribosyltransferase, which translates to MITVLNHPLITHKLTQMRCTSTGTKDFRQNLDEIAGLMAYEITRDLKLEPVTIDTHSGKYDTFELRKEVVLVPIIRAGLGMVEGILDLIPTAKVGHVGVYRDEETLLPHEYFAKFPEDLDKAEVLVLDPMLATGGSADAAIEIVKKRGAKNIKLVCLVGAPEGVEFIKKLHPDVDIFLAALDEKLNEHGYIVPGLGDAGDRIYGTK; encoded by the coding sequence ATGATTACAGTATTAAATCACCCATTAATTACCCATAAATTAACGCAAATGCGTTGTACATCAACAGGCACCAAGGATTTCCGTCAAAATCTTGACGAAATTGCTGGTTTGATGGCTTATGAAATTACGCGCGACTTAAAGTTAGAGCCTGTAACGATTGATACACACAGTGGAAAATATGATACATTTGAACTTCGTAAAGAGGTTGTTCTCGTTCCAATTATCCGTGCCGGTCTTGGAATGGTTGAAGGGATTTTAGATTTAATCCCTACTGCAAAAGTTGGGCACGTTGGTGTTTACCGTGATGAGGAAACACTTTTACCCCATGAGTATTTTGCAAAGTTCCCTGAAGATTTGGACAAAGCAGAAGTTCTAGTTTTAGACCCAATGCTTGCAACGGGTGGATCTGCGGATGCAGCCATTGAAATTGTTAAAAAACGCGGAGCAAAAAATATTAAGCTTGTTTGCCTTGTCGGTGCACCTGAAGGTGTGGAGTTCATCAAAAAACTTCACCCAGATGTTGATATCTTTTTAGCAGCACTTGATGAAAAACTAAACGAACATGGCTATATCGTACCGGGACTTGGCGATGCTGGGGACCGTATTTACGGAACAAAATAA
- the glyA gene encoding serine hydroxymethyltransferase: MRDDLIFTAIANEEQRQLEHIELIASENFVSNQVLEAQGSVLTNKYAEGYPGKRYYGGCEYVDVVENLAIERVKEIYGAEHANVQPHSGSQANMAVYMTVLEHGDVVLGMDLNSGGHLTHGHQLNFSGINYTFFSYGVDRFNEMIDYEAVRAKALEVKPKLIVAGASAYSRTIDFAKFREIADEVGAYLMVDMAHIAGPIAAGLHPNPVPYADFVTSTTHKTLRGPRGGIILCKKEFAKDIDRSVFPGMQGGPLMHVIAAKAVCFHEALQPSFQTYQEQVIKNTRVIASEMEKLGYRLVSGGTDNHLIMIDVKRSIGITGAHAEKILGEVSITINKNAIPFDTERPAVTSGIRLGTPAMTSRGFKEEEFKKVAHFIHDALTHHDDPEAINRINEEVKAFTQNYPVRGDRA, from the coding sequence ATGAGAGATGACTTAATATTTACCGCGATTGCGAATGAAGAGCAACGCCAGTTAGAGCACATCGAATTGATTGCCTCTGAGAACTTTGTTTCCAATCAAGTTCTCGAAGCACAAGGCAGTGTTCTGACCAATAAATATGCAGAAGGCTATCCAGGAAAACGTTATTATGGTGGCTGTGAGTATGTTGATGTTGTTGAGAATCTTGCCATTGAACGTGTTAAGGAAATTTATGGAGCTGAACATGCGAATGTTCAACCTCATAGTGGATCACAAGCTAACATGGCTGTTTATATGACAGTTCTTGAGCATGGCGATGTTGTGCTTGGAATGGACTTAAATTCCGGCGGACACTTAACACATGGACATCAGTTGAATTTCTCAGGAATTAACTACACCTTCTTCAGTTATGGTGTGGATCGTTTCAATGAAATGATTGATTATGAAGCGGTGCGTGCGAAAGCACTCGAAGTTAAACCGAAACTTATTGTAGCAGGAGCAAGTGCATATTCACGTACGATTGACTTTGCGAAATTCCGTGAAATTGCTGATGAAGTTGGTGCTTACCTTATGGTCGATATGGCTCATATTGCAGGCCCAATTGCAGCAGGATTGCATCCCAATCCTGTGCCGTATGCGGACTTTGTAACTTCAACAACCCACAAAACACTGCGTGGACCACGTGGTGGTATCATCTTATGTAAGAAAGAATTTGCCAAAGACATCGACCGTTCTGTATTCCCAGGAATGCAAGGGGGGCCATTGATGCATGTTATTGCAGCAAAGGCGGTCTGTTTCCATGAGGCCTTACAACCAAGTTTTCAAACATATCAAGAACAAGTAATCAAAAACACTCGTGTGATTGCAAGTGAGATGGAAAAACTAGGTTACCGTCTTGTGAGTGGCGGTACTGATAATCATCTCATCATGATTGATGTCAAACGCAGTATTGGAATCACAGGGGCGCATGCAGAAAAAATTCTTGGCGAAGTAAGTATCACCATTAACAAAAATGCAATTCCCTTTGATACAGAGCGACCAGCCGTAACAAGTGGGATTCGATTGGGAACACCTGCAATGACCAGTCGTGGATTCAAGGAAGAAGAATTTAAGAAAGTTGCTCATTTCATTCATGATGCCCTAACACACCATGATGATCCCGAAGCAATCAACCGAATTAACGAAGAAGTAAAAGCATTTACACAAAATTACCCAGTAAGAGGAGACCGAGCATAG
- a CDS encoding RpiB/LacA/LacB family sugar-phosphate isomerase: MKKIALASDQGGFEQKEALKSVITEMGYEFEDYGVHSDASVDYPDVIYPAVKAVADGEYEMGIILCGTGIGASIVANKVRGIRAALVTSTEVAELTREHNDSNILALAGRTTELAMNEAIVRTWLGTAYSQDERHTRRINKIKDIEIKEGR, translated from the coding sequence ATGAAGAAGATAGCATTAGCAAGTGATCAAGGTGGTTTTGAACAAAAAGAGGCCTTGAAATCAGTGATTACAGAGATGGGTTATGAGTTTGAAGACTATGGTGTTCACTCCGATGCAAGTGTTGATTATCCCGATGTCATCTATCCAGCAGTTAAAGCAGTAGCGGATGGCGAGTATGAAATGGGGATTATTCTTTGTGGGACAGGTATTGGTGCATCCATTGTTGCCAATAAAGTTCGTGGTATTCGTGCTGCTTTGGTTACAAGTACTGAAGTTGCGGAACTCACACGCGAGCACAACGATTCAAATATTCTAGCGCTTGCAGGACGCACAACCGAACTTGCTATGAATGAGGCGATTGTTCGTACATGGTTGGGTACAGCGTACAGCCAAGATGAACGTCACACACGTCGTATTAATAAAATTAAAGATATTGAAATCAAGGAGGGTCGTTAA
- a CDS encoding L-threonylcarbamoyladenylate synthase, giving the protein METKQFDKKEIDAIASTIKEGGLVAIMTDTVYGLAAHSGNDAMYQKLKDAKERPENKPFPLMVASEAQIEAVAELTDVQRHLMRTFMPGAVTFIFKRKEGVFDFLGDQKTLGIRMADDAWVHEIITKVGHPIWLPSANRSGLTTATSSDMVLEQLEGRISGVVIGNIDGGKSSSVFDLTGPEIVCLREGIITLEQIQKEAVQ; this is encoded by the coding sequence ATGGAAACAAAACAATTTGATAAAAAAGAAATAGATGCAATTGCATCGACAATTAAAGAAGGTGGCCTCGTTGCCATCATGACGGATACTGTTTATGGACTTGCAGCACACAGTGGTAATGATGCGATGTATCAAAAACTAAAGGATGCGAAAGAGCGTCCAGAGAATAAGCCGTTCCCATTAATGGTGGCAAGTGAAGCACAAATTGAAGCGGTGGCTGAGTTAACAGACGTCCAACGTCACTTGATGCGCACATTTATGCCGGGTGCGGTAACGTTTATCTTTAAACGTAAAGAAGGCGTTTTTGATTTCCTTGGTGACCAAAAGACATTGGGGATTCGTATGGCGGATGATGCGTGGGTTCATGAAATTATTACCAAAGTCGGCCATCCGATTTGGCTACCGTCGGCGAACCGTTCTGGGCTCACCACAGCAACATCTTCGGATATGGTTCTTGAACAACTTGAGGGACGTATCTCAGGTGTCGTCATTGGAAACATTGATGGTGGAAAGTCGTCAAGCGTATTTGACCTAACGGGTCCAGAAATAGTATGCTTAAGGGAAGGTATTATTACTTTAGAACAAATACAAAAGGAGGCAGTACAATGA
- the prmC gene encoding peptide chain release factor N(5)-glutamine methyltransferase: MTYKQLVNIATDVLDKSGVYTGFARVLMLELLREHDLDMFLVFDDEALTEIAEDYNKKIQELAADVPLGYVLGYEWFFGYKIFVDEGVLIPRGETEELVGYVLADVDAYFENPVIADVACGSGAIGIALAKELNTHVYASDISGEALEVAQKNATFNEAEVTFMQGDMLQPLIDKDIKLDILVCNPPYIKNTEHIQTSVLNNEPHVALFGGEDGLFFYRRVLENAHKVLNDRAVIAFEIGFDIGDAVVALSHEFFSDATIELRQDINGLDRMVFIYKGINQT; this comes from the coding sequence ATGACTTATAAACAACTCGTAAACATAGCAACAGATGTACTGGATAAATCAGGTGTCTACACGGGCTTTGCCCGTGTTTTAATGCTTGAGCTCTTACGTGAGCATGATTTGGATATGTTCCTTGTATTTGATGATGAGGCACTCACTGAGATTGCTGAAGATTATAATAAGAAAATTCAAGAACTTGCTGCAGATGTTCCGTTGGGCTATGTGCTTGGGTATGAATGGTTCTTTGGATACAAAATCTTTGTTGATGAAGGCGTATTAATTCCTCGTGGGGAAACAGAAGAACTTGTGGGGTATGTCCTTGCAGATGTGGATGCTTACTTTGAAAATCCAGTAATTGCCGATGTTGCTTGCGGAAGTGGTGCCATTGGCATTGCACTTGCCAAAGAGTTGAATACACATGTGTATGCATCGGATATCAGTGGGGAAGCATTGGAAGTTGCACAAAAGAATGCAACATTCAATGAAGCGGAAGTTACATTCATGCAAGGCGATATGTTGCAACCGCTCATTGATAAAGATATTAAACTCGATATTCTTGTCTGCAATCCACCGTATATAAAAAATACAGAACACATCCAAACTTCAGTATTGAACAACGAACCACATGTTGCGTTATTTGGTGGCGAGGACGGACTCTTCTTTTACCGTCGCGTTCTTGAAAATGCACACAAGGTATTAAATGACCGTGCGGTCATTGCTTTTGAAATTGGTTTTGATATTGGGGATGCTGTGGTTGCTTTAAGTCATGAATTTTTTAGCGACGCTACAATTGAATTACGTCAAGATATTAATGGTCTTGATCGGATGGTATTCATCTATAAAGGTATTAATCAAACTTAA